TGCGGCCCTGAAAGAAAGCATCATGGCTCCGGCGCTGCTGCGCGAGCTGGAGACGCACGAGGCGATCCTGGCCGACATCGAGAGCCGCGTCTCTGGTCTGAACCGCGCCCAGGGTGGCGTAGATACGGAGCGGCTGTGAGTACCCTCAACCCCGCCGTGCAGGATGCCCTGTGCGATGCCACCATCAGCGAGGACGGCCTGACTCTCACCCTCGCGGGTCAGCTCGACCGCGCCACCTACCAGGCCACCGCGAAGGCCATCGAGGCCCTGGGCGGCAAGTGGAACCGCAAGGCCAAGGCGCACCTATTCACCCGCGACGTGCGCGAGGTCCTGGCCGGAGTGCTGGACGGCGACAGGCTGCCCAAGAAGAACCCTTTGGCTTTCTTCCCGACGCCCGAGCCGGTGGTCGTCGAGATGTTCAAGCGCATCTGGCCCTGGCCGAACGGCTCGCGCTTCCTGGAGCCGAGCGCGGGCGAGGGGGCTATCGCGGACCTGCTGTGGGGCAAGCACAGCGTCTACGCGGATTGCGTCGAGCTGGACGAGGACCGGGCGCAGACCATCCGCAAGAAGGGCTACCCCGTCGTGGGGAGTGACTTTCTGGCCTTCACGCCGGAGACGCCTTACGACTACGTGCTGATGAACCCGCCGTTCACGGCAGAGGGCGACCCGCAGGCGTACATCACCCACATCGAGCACGCCCTGAAGTGCCTGCGCCCCGGCGGCGAGCTGCTGGCCGTCGTGCCGGGGGGCTTTGCCTGGCTGACCCGGCAGCGCGTGGCCGCGTTCCGCGAATTCTGCACGAAGCACGCTCAAAGTCCCCTGCACGAGTTCGTCCCCGGCACGTTTAAGGCCAGCGGGACAGACATCGCCACCTGCCTGATTCACATCACCAAGCCCGAGGAGGCCGCCATGCCTGCACCTGCCGAACAGCCCAAGAAGGACCGCAAGAGCAGCAAGAAGATGGAGGTGGCCGAGATGTCCGAACCTGTAGTTGAAGAAGCAGCGGCAGCACCTGTGGCCGCGGAGCTGCCGGGTACGCCGACCCTGCTGCCCGAGCAGCCCGCACCCGCGCCTACCGTCACGCCCATCCTCGACGGCAGCACCTCCAGCGTGTTCCGCCTCGAGCAGCTCGTCCCCTCGCCCCTGAACCCCCGCAAGCAGTTCGAGCAGAGTGCCCTGGAGGAGTTGGCCGAGTCCATCTTCCACAAAGGCCTGATGCAAAACCTCGTCGGCCGCGTGGCCGAGAACGGCCAGGACGTGGAAGTGGTCGCCGGTGGTCGCCGCCTGCGCGCCCTGAAGGTGTTGGCCGAGCAGGGCCGCATTCCGGCCGACTACCCGGTGCCTGTGCGTGTGCAGCCTCTCACCGACCTGGAGGCGCTGCAACTGGCGACCGCCGAGAACGTCGAGCGGCGCAACATGACGCCCATCGAGGAGGCCGACGCTTTCGCGCAGATGGTCGCCTTGGGCGCGACACCGGAGGACATCGCGCTGCGCTTCGGCTACAACCTGCGGACCGTTCAGCAGCGCCTGGTGCTGGCCGAGGGGCTGGGCGAGGACGGGCGGAAATTGTTCGCGGACGGCACTATCGGGCTGGGGCAGGCGCAGGTCATCGCGCAGAGCGCAGGGCCGCTGCGAAAGCATGTCGTGGCGGAGGCCAAGCGGGGCGGTAGCATTTCGAGCCTCAATTCCCTGATCAAGCGCAGCAGCTTCCTGGTGGAGTACGCGAAGTTCGATGTCCGTGCGTCGAAACTGGAAGTGGTGGGGGACCTGTACGGAGATTCCCCCGCCCGCTTTGCCGACCCAAAGGCCGCACTGGCCTGTCAGATGGATTGGGTCAAGGCCCGCGCCACCGACCTCGAAGGCAAAAAAGAACAGCACTTCGTTGAAGTGCAGGTGCAGAACAAGGACTATCTCAGCGCTTCCTACGACGAGTACACCAGTTACGACGCACCCAAAGAACTGCTGGGGACGGTCATTCTGGTCAGTTCCGTGACCGGCGAGGTCAAGGAAACTCGGGTCGCCCGCAAATCGGAGATCAAGAGCCACGAGGCGAAGAAGCAGGCCCAGGAGCGCAAGCAGGCCGCGACTGAGGCCTCGGGCAGCGAGGGCGGGGCCATCCGCAAGTCGGCCTGGACAGACGGTCACATGGCCCGCGCCAGCGCCCTGCGCACGTCGCTGCTCGGAGACCACAAGCGTGCGGTGGCGCTGACCATCCTCTCGATGCTGGAAGCCGCGCCGGTCAGCCTACGCGCGAGCTTGAGCCATGCCCAGGCCACGCCCATTCCGGCAGGACTGGACCGTCTGCGGCAGATCGACGTGAAGGTCAGCGGCGCACTGGCCGTCACGGGGGAGGCTGCTCCCAAAAAGCCGCTTGGCCTGAGGTTCGGTTACAGCGCTGAAGGGAAGGAGGCCTACGCGGTCCTCCAGACGTTGCTCACGCTCTCCCTGGAGGAGT
The Deinococcus carri DNA segment above includes these coding regions:
- a CDS encoding ParB/RepB/Spo0J family partition protein — encoded protein: MSTLNPAVQDALCDATISEDGLTLTLAGQLDRATYQATAKAIEALGGKWNRKAKAHLFTRDVREVLAGVLDGDRLPKKNPLAFFPTPEPVVVEMFKRIWPWPNGSRFLEPSAGEGAIADLLWGKHSVYADCVELDEDRAQTIRKKGYPVVGSDFLAFTPETPYDYVLMNPPFTAEGDPQAYITHIEHALKCLRPGGELLAVVPGGFAWLTRQRVAAFREFCTKHAQSPLHEFVPGTFKASGTDIATCLIHITKPEEAAMPAPAEQPKKDRKSSKKMEVAEMSEPVVEEAAAAPVAAELPGTPTLLPEQPAPAPTVTPILDGSTSSVFRLEQLVPSPLNPRKQFEQSALEELAESIFHKGLMQNLVGRVAENGQDVEVVAGGRRLRALKVLAEQGRIPADYPVPVRVQPLTDLEALQLATAENVERRNMTPIEEADAFAQMVALGATPEDIALRFGYNLRTVQQRLVLAEGLGEDGRKLFADGTIGLGQAQVIAQSAGPLRKHVVAEAKRGGSISSLNSLIKRSSFLVEYAKFDVRASKLEVVGDLYGDSPARFADPKAALACQMDWVKARATDLEGKKEQHFVEVQVQNKDYLSASYDEYTSYDAPKELLGTVILVSSVTGEVKETRVARKSEIKSHEAKKQAQERKQAATEASGSEGGAIRKSAWTDGHMARASALRTSLLGDHKRAVALTILSMLEAAPVSLRASLSHAQATPIPAGLDRLRQIDVKVSGALAVTGEAAPKKPLGLRFGYSAEGKEAYAVLQTLLTLSLEELLDIQSVLIAQAVGGWSEYNPLHAPYEFVSRLAADTGATVAFRLTDAHLKAYPRDRLLELAADAGIEQGHGLEGEMSKLATNKDIRAAILQHADALAERGYVPPIARFPEVVGPDPVDVAYRADAKAVVLRLSDVQLDELLEDLGYDTTNEDVTASGLNLIQQEIDDMDDEELRGWEALKRLAAQLGPDQTAAD